The genomic interval CGGCGACTCGGCGAACTCTCCGGCGGCGAGCAGGCCCGGCTGCACCTCGCCGCGGTGCTCTCGGCCGGCTCCGAGGTGCTGCTGCTCGACGAGCCGACCAACCACCTCGACGACGACTCGCTGTACTGGCTGGAGGAGCATCTGCGCGGCCGGCGGGGCAGCACGGTGCTGGTCTCGCACGACCGGGTCTTTCTCGACCGGGTCGCCGGGACACTGATCGAAGTGGACGGTGACCGGCACACCCTGGTCCGGTACGGCGACGGATACCCCGGATTCCTCGCCGCCAAGGCGGCCGCCCGGCGGCGCTGGGCCCAGGCACACCTCGACTGGCAGACCGAGGTCGGCCGGCTGCGCGAGGCGGTGGCGACCACGGCCCGGCAGGTCGCGCCGGGCCGGGAGATGAAGGACCGGAACAAGATGGCGTACGACCGGGACGCCGGCCGGGTGCAGCAGTCCGTCGCCAGCCGGGTACGCAACGCCGAACAGCGACTGCGCCGGCTGACCGAGCACCCCGTGCCGCCGCCCCCGCAGCCGCTCCGGTTCAGCCCGACGTTCTCCGCCGACGGCACCAGCGGGGTGCTGCTGCACGCCGACGGGGTGGCGGTGCGGGGGCGGCTGCGCGAAACCCGGTTGACGCTGGGTAGCCGGGATCGGCTGTTGATCAGCGGAGCGAACGGTGCGGGGAAGAGCACCCTGTTGCGGGTACTCGCCGGCGAGCTGGTGCCGGACGCCGGCCGGGTGGTCCGGCGGGGGCGGATCGGCTACCTGGCCCAGGAGGTCGAGGTCGAACGGCCACGGGAACCGCTGCTGGCCGCCTTCGCCCGGGGCCGGCCCGGATCACCGGCCGAGTACGTCGACGAGCTGCTCGCGCTGGGGCTCTTCGACCGGGAGCGGCTCGGCGTACCCGTCGGGGAGCTATCCACCGGCCAGCGGCGACGGCTCGCGCTGGCCCGGCTGGTCAGCGCGCCGGCCGACCTGCTGCTGCTCGACGAGCCGACCAACCACCTGTCGCCGGGCCTGGTCGAGGAGGTGGAGGCGGCGCTCGCGGAGTATCCGGGCGCGGTGCTGGTGGTCAGTCACGACCGGCGGCTGCGCGAGCGGTGGCGCGGCGAGCACCGGGTGATGGCCGCCGGGGCACTCGCCCCGGAACCGGTCGCCGCCACGGGTTGACCCGAAAAGCACCACGGCGCCGGTTTGCGATTCGGCCGGATCGCACCGATCGCGGGTCGCGCCGATCGAATTCAGAAGGAAGGAAAACCGAAATGACATCTTCGCGTCATCCGTCGGTACGGGAGTTTCCGATAGCCGATCCCAGCGCCGGCCCGTACGGCTTGACCGTCGGGCCGGACGGCGCAATATGGGTCACCCTGGTGCATGCCGGGGAAATCATCCGAATGACCCCCGATGGGGAGGTACGACGTCACCCACTCGACGGATCGGGGAGCCGCCCCTGCGTCATCGCCCCGGGACCGGACGGTGCGCTCTGGTTCACCCGGTCCCAGGACCACCGGATCGGGCGGATCTCCCTCGCCGGGCAGCTCACCTCGTACCCGATCCCGTCGCCGGCCGGCGGCCCGTACGGCATCACCGCCGGGCCGGACGGCGCGCTCTGGTTCACCGAGATGAACACCGACCGGATAGGTCGGATCGACCCCGACGGCAGGATCGAGGAGTATCCGCTGCCCGGGACGGGTGCGTTCCCCTCGATGATCACCACCGGTGCCGACGGGGCACTCTGGTTCACCCTCAACCAGGCGAACGCGGTCGGCCGGATCGAGGTCGACGGCGAACTCACCCTGCACCCGCTGCCGACGGCCGGCGCCGGACCGGTCGGCATCACCGCCGGCGCCGACGGCGCGGTCTGGTTCGTCGAGATCGCCGCCGGTCAGCTCGGCCGGATCACCCCGGACGGAAAGATCACCGAGATTCCGCTACCGGACCGGGCCGCCCGGTCGCACGCGATCGCCGCCGCACCGGACGGGAGCCACTGGTTCACCGAGTGGGGCGCCAACCGGGTCGGGCACCTCGGCGCGGACGGCACGATCCGGGAGTACGACCTGCCGACGCCGGGGTCGGAGCCGCACGGGATCGCCGTCGGCCCGGACGGGGTGGTCTGGGTCGCCCTGGAGATCGGCAGCGTCGCCCGGCTCACGCCGTAGCGGAGGTTGGGGTTCGGCACCCGCCGGTCGTGGCTGTCCGGGGCGGCTGGTCGGACCCGGCGGCGGCCGGGCGGCCACCCGCCGGCCCAATCTCGACGGGCCGCCACCCGCTGGCCCAACCTCGACGGGCCGCCACGCCGGCCCAACCTCGACAGGTCACCGCCGCTGGCTCGCCCGGCGCCGGTCGGCGTCCTCGATCGCATGACGTACCGCCAGCCGGATCACCCAGTACAGTGCCCCGAACATGACCACGGTCAGCGCGAGATAGACGGTGAGCACGAAGAGCAGTTCGGGGATCTGGCCGCTGGAACCCATGCGCAGACGCTAGGCCAGCCCGGCCGTTGCCGCCGCCCCACACCCACGAGCGGACGCCTTCGTTGCCACCCGGACGCGTCCGCACGCCTGACCGGTCAACCCGCGAGTCGGCCGAGTACGCCGGACTCGACCACGATCACCGTACCGATCAGCATGAAGACGACCGGCACGATCCAGTGCCCGAAGCGTCGTACCAGGTCGACGACCCTCTGGTGTGAGCCGAGCCAGGACCCGGCCAGACACCAGGCCGCGACCCCGACGGCGAAGACCGCCACGGTGAGCAGGCTGTCGGCGACGCCGATCGTGCGAAACGTCGGCGTGTAGACGGAGAGGTTGTCGGCGCCGTTCGCCACCGTCACCCCGATCACCGAGAAGAGGCCGGTGGACACCACGGGTGACGGCGCTTCGACCTCGCCCCGGGCCCGCAGCGCCGGGACGAGACCACGCACCCCGAGGGCGAACGGGACCAGGCCGAGCAGCCCCACCCATCGGTCCGGCACGATCGTCAGCCCGAGTGCGGCGACGGCGGAGACGAGGACCAGGACGGCGATCCCGGCGTACTGGCCGACCCAGATCTGCCACGGTCGCGGCCGGCCCGCCGCGCGGGCGGAGAGGAAGAGCACGGTCAACACGATGATGTCGTCGACGTTCGTACCGGCGAAGAGCCCGACCGCCGCGAGCAGCGTCCCGACCAGATCCCCCACGCGCAGGGACTCTACGGGCCAGAAGCGCCGCGCTCCCGGCACGGCCGGGTTCGAGGCGCTCGTTGCAGGGCAGTGATCAGGTCGGGCCGGCGGCGGTCCGGGCGGCGCGGAGGGCGCCGACGGCGAGCAGCAGCGGCCCGGCGAGCGTCAGCGCGGCCAGCAGCGCCGCCGACACGTCGACCAGATCGGCCAGCGAGGTGGCCACGCCGACCGACAGGAAGACGCCGTGATCCGGGTTGGCGAACGACCACCAGGCCGACCAATCGCCGACGAGATCCTCGAAGGCGAGCGCCGCCGAGACCGTGACCAGCAGCGCTCCGAGCGGTACGAGGCCGGTCCGGTCGGCACGCGACGCCGACACTGCCAGCACGGCCGCCGCCGCGAGGGTGGCCAGCAGCGCCGGCCAGCCGGCTCCGAGCAGGCCGAGCAGCGGGTCGCCGTCGATCCGGGACCAGACGTCCGCACCGACGACCACGAGCAGGAGTACGGCGACACCTCTCGCCAGTACCGTGGCCCTCGGCCGCTGCCGGACCGGCAGCGCGAGTACGGCCACGGCGAGGCAGAGGACACCGAGCAGCAGCGCCACGCAGGCGAGCCGTTCCTGGTCGAGTGCCTGCCGCCACTGGTCGAGTACCGGCTGTGGCAGCGTCGGCCGCCCGGTCGACCCGGCAGTACCGTCCAGCGGCGTGTAGAACGGGATCAGCAGGTTGCGAGGGGCCGGTTGGCCGGAGTCCCGCCACAGTTCCACCGCCGTGGGGAGCGCGAGCAGGGCGATGCCGGCGGCGAGCGCCGGTCGTACCCGTGGCGCTGCCGGACCGGCGACCAGGACGTACCCGACCAGCGCGGCCGACGCGACGAGCGCGGCCTGGGCGGCGGCGCGGTCGGCGGAGACCAGCGCTGCCAGGGCCGACAGCGTGCCGGCAGCGACGAAGACCGTCAACAGGACACGCGTGGGGCGCACGGTCAGCGATCATTCCATAGATGGGTCGCGACGGGTGCCGCCCTCGATCCCTACCCCTGCCGACCGGCGGGTGTTGAGGCGGGCGGCCTGCCGCATCAGGTGGTCGCGCTCGGCGAGGTTGGCTGCCTTTCGGGCCGCCTCGGCGTAGAGCCGCGCCGCCGTCGCCGGGTCGCCGTCGCGCTCGTGCAGATACGCCGCCACCGCCGTGTGGCGGGGCAGCGAGTCGTCCAGCGCCGCGAGCGCCGCCAACCCGGCACGCGCTCCGTCCGCCTCGCCGACGGCGACCGCCCGGTTGAGCCGCACGACGGGGCTGTCGGTCAGCCGCGCGAGTTCGTCGTACCACTCGACGATCTGCACCCAGTCGGTCTCCTCGGCGGTGGGCGCGTCGGCGTGCAGTGCCGCGATGGCCGCCTGGGCCTGGAACTCGCCCAGCCGGTCGCGGGCGAGGGCCGCCTGGAGGATCTCCACGCCCTCGGCGATCATTGTGGTGTCCCACCGGCCGCGGTCCTGCTCGGCCAGCGGCACCAGGCTGCCGTCGGGCGCGGTCCGGGTGGCGCGCCGGGCGTGGTGCAGCAGCATGAGGGCGAGCAGTCCCGCCACCTCGGGGTGGTCGATCGCGGCCGCGAGCTGCCGGGTCAGCCGGACGGCCTCGGCGGCGAGGTCGACGTCGCCGGAGTAGCCCTCGTTGAAGACCAGGTAGAGGACGCGCAGCACGGTGGCGACGTCGCCGGGCTGGTCGAACCGTACCCCCGAGACGGTGCGCTTGGCCCGGCTGATCCGCTGCGCCATGGTCGCCTCCGGCACCAGGTACGCCTGGGCGATCTGGCGGGTGGTCAGCCCGCCGACGGCACGCAGCGTGAGCGCGACCGCCGACGACGGCGTCAGCGACGGGTGGGCGCAGAGGAAGTAGAGCTGGAGCGTGTCGTCCACCACGGGCACGGGCCCGGGCGCCGGCTCCTCGTCGAGGAGGTCCTCACGACGGCGGCGGGCGGCGTCCGCCCGGTTCGCGTCGAGGAACCGGCGCCAGGCCACGGTGACCAGCCAGCCCTTCGGGTCCCGGGGCGGATCGGCCGCCCAGGTCCGGACCGCGTCGACCAGCGCGTCCTGTACGGCATCCTCGGCCGCCGCGAAGTCGGCCCCGCGGCGGACGAGGATGCCGAGCACGCTCGGGGTGAGGCTCCGGATCAGGGCCTCGTTCATCTGTCGGTCACTCCGTGATGGTCGGCGGCTCGGTCAGGAAGGGGCGCAGCTCGAGCCACTCGTGGATCGGCTTCCCGCCGGCCCCGGGAGCCGCCGACAGCTCCCCGGCCAGTTCGACGGCGCGCTCGTAGCTGTCGACGTCAATCACCATCCAGCCGGCGATCAGGTCCTTGGTCTCGGCGAACGGGCCGTCGGTGACCGGCGGGCGCCCCTCACCGTCGTACCTGACGAACGTCCCCTCGGGGGCGAGCGCCTGACCGTCGACGTACTCGCCGGTCTCCTCCAGCCGGGCCGCGAAGTCGCTCATGTACTGCACGTGCGCCGTGATCTCCTCCGGCGTCCACTTCTCCATCGGTACGTCGTTGACCGCAGCCGGAGCGCCACGGTAGTGCTTGAGCAGCAGATACTTGGCCATCGTGTTTCTCCTCGGTACCGGTGTGCGACCCATTCTGGCCGCGTTCACAGCCGGGGACGGAGCAGGTCACCGGTTCTCGACATCGCCGTCGGAATTTTCTGTCCCCGATTTCCGAGCCCCCGGCCGGCCGTGCGCCCGCCGTCGGGGCGGCCCCGGCGCGGGACGGGAGCGCGGGACAGTCGACCACCAGGCACAATCCGGCGGTGCCGATCTCGATCTCGAACTACCGGGACCTCTTCGCGGACATCCGCAGACGACCCGGAATGTGGCTCATCCGGGCGGACTTCGCCAGCGTCGTGTCGTTCGTCGACGGCTGCAACGAGGGAAACGCCCGAGCCCTGCTGACCGGCTTCCAGCCCTGGCTGGTGACCCGGGCCGGCTGCCTGGACAACCACCTCTGGTGGAGCATCGTCGCTCACCTGACCGAACCCGTCGGCGCCAAGAACGTCCGCGACCTGGACCCCGAGCTTGACGCCCGGGCCGTCGAGACGCTGTTCGACCTCCTCGACGAATTCCTGGAGCTCCGCGACGAGCACGACGGCCTGCGCCGCGTCTACGCCGTACACGAAGAGTGGCGCCGCCTGCGCGGACAGGCCGGCTGCGGCGCCACCAGCGCGCCCGGCTGCCCGACCGTGCCCTGGCCCAGAGCCGCGAGCCGGAGCGGGCGGGGTTCAGGGTTACCGCAGCGGCCGGAACGCGGCGCGTAGTTCGGTGGAGAAGAGTTCCGGTTCCTCCCAGGCGGCGAAGTGGCCGCCGCTGCCGACCTCGTTGAAGTACGCGAGGTCGGGGTAGACCGTCTCGGCCCAACTGCGCGGGGCGGCCCAGAGTTCGTCGGGAAAGGTCGTGAAGCCGACCGGTACTGAGACCGGCGGCGGCGCCTGGCCAGCGGCGTCGGCAGCGGCCTGGGCCCGGGCGAACTCCCAGTACCACCGGGCGGACGAGGCGCCGGTGCCGGTCAGCCAGTACAGCGTGATGTTGTCGACGATGCTCTCCCGGGTGAGACCGCCGACGGCCCCGCCGTCGACGAACGCCCGGGACATCTTGTAGTAGCTGCTCGTGTCGTGGTCGAGCATCCAGGCCGCCAGCCCGACGGGTGAATCCAGCAGGGAGTAGCCGATCGTCTGCGGGCGGGTGGACTGCTCCAGGAAATAGCCGAAGCCGTCCGTCGTGAAGGTGTTGAGCGCGTCGTACGCCGCCCGCTCCGGCCCGGACTGCGCCGGCAACTGGTCCTTGAGACCGATCGCCGCGACGAGCAGATTGACGTGGATGCCGAGCAGCCCCTCGGGGGCCAGTCGAGCCATCGCGTCCGTGACGGTGGCGCCGACGTCGCCGCCCTGGGCGACGTAACGCGAGTAGCCGAGCCGGTTCATCAACTCCGCCCACGCACGCGCCATCCGGGTGGACTCCCAGCCGTGCTCGGTCGGTTCACCCGAGCAGCCGTAGCCGGGGAGCGAGGGCAGCACCAGGTGGAACGCGTCCTCGGCGGTACCGCCGTGCGCGGTCGGGTCGGTGAGTGGGCCGATCACCCCGAGCAGCTCGACGACCGACCCCGGCCAGCCGTGCGTGATGATCAGCGGCAGTGCGTTCTCGTGCCGCGACCGCAGGTGGATGAAATGGATCTCGACACCGTCGATCTCCGTCGTGTACTGCGGCAGCGCGTTCAGCCTCGTCTCGAACGCGGGCCAGTCGTGCTCGGTCGTCCAGTACCGGGCCAGTTCCTGGACGGTCGCGAGCTGCACGCCCTGGGAGCGATCGGTGACCAGTTCCCGGCTGGGCCAGCGGGTGGCTCCGATCCGGCGATGCATGTCGGCGATCGCGTCTTCCGGCGTGTCGAGCCGGAAGGGACGGATTTCGTTGTCGTTCGACATGTTCCACCTGCCGGGTCGGGTCGACTTCCACCTGCCGCGCGGTCGGGTCGACCGGCGCCGGGCGCCGGCCGGCTGGTACGAGCCCAGTTTCGCACCGGCCCGGCGACCAGCGGACCGGAACGCGATTTCGCCCTCGGGTCCGGGTCCGGGTCCCGGTTCGGGGTTCGGGGTTCGGGGTTCGCACTCGCGTCTGGCCGGGACCGGTTCACGGAGGGCTGATGGTCGGTCGGCACGAGCCGAACCGGCCGATTGACGAGGTGATGTCCACGATCTCGACGGCGAGTACAGCGGTACGGTCGAGCGCGGTGTTGTGGACCAACCCTTCGATGCCGTCTCCCACGGCGAGGAAGACACCCAACGGCGGTACGACGCGGGTCACCGTACCCATCCCCCGATACCCATCCCTCGATTCTTTCGCCCCGTCCTGCCCTGCCCGGGCACACCATGGATCCTGTCTCCATACCCCGGCCTCTGATCAGCACGGACGCCGATCATCAGGGGTACGGCAACTCGGAGGCGACACACGGGGCGTCGACTAAGATCCGGTAACCGCACCGGAGGGGGTCGGATGGTGACATGGCGTCCCCTGGCTGGTGCCGTCATGAGCC from Plantactinospora sp. BC1 carries:
- the abc-f gene encoding ribosomal protection-like ABC-F family protein, with amino-acid sequence MPTQLSLHNVTKRYADRTVLDAVSCAIAADERTAIIGENGSGKSTLLRLLAGRERPDEGRVTVVTDGGLGYLGQDAPLPGHLTVRQAIDDALAELRRIEARLRELEPLLGDGDQRQLTEYGELATVFELRGGYDADARVERTLHALGLAGIDRSRRLGELSGGEQARLHLAAVLSAGSEVLLLDEPTNHLDDDSLYWLEEHLRGRRGSTVLVSHDRVFLDRVAGTLIEVDGDRHTLVRYGDGYPGFLAAKAAARRRWAQAHLDWQTEVGRLREAVATTARQVAPGREMKDRNKMAYDRDAGRVQQSVASRVRNAEQRLRRLTEHPVPPPPQPLRFSPTFSADGTSGVLLHADGVAVRGRLRETRLTLGSRDRLLISGANGAGKSTLLRVLAGELVPDAGRVVRRGRIGYLAQEVEVERPREPLLAAFARGRPGSPAEYVDELLALGLFDRERLGVPVGELSTGQRRRLALARLVSAPADLLLLDEPTNHLSPGLVEEVEAALAEYPGAVLVVSHDRRLRERWRGEHRVMAAGALAPEPVAATG
- a CDS encoding virginiamycin B lyase, with the translated sequence MTPDGEVRRHPLDGSGSRPCVIAPGPDGALWFTRSQDHRIGRISLAGQLTSYPIPSPAGGPYGITAGPDGALWFTEMNTDRIGRIDPDGRIEEYPLPGTGAFPSMITTGADGALWFTLNQANAVGRIEVDGELTLHPLPTAGAGPVGITAGADGAVWFVEIAAGQLGRITPDGKITEIPLPDRAARSHAIAAAPDGSHWFTEWGANRVGHLGADGTIREYDLPTPGSEPHGIAVGPDGVVWVALEIGSVARLTP
- a CDS encoding cadmium resistance transporter gives rise to the protein MGDLVGTLLAAVGLFAGTNVDDIIVLTVLFLSARAAGRPRPWQIWVGQYAGIAVLVLVSAVAALGLTIVPDRWVGLLGLVPFALGVRGLVPALRARGEVEAPSPVVSTGLFSVIGVTVANGADNLSVYTPTFRTIGVADSLLTVAVFAVGVAAWCLAGSWLGSHQRVVDLVRRFGHWIVPVVFMLIGTVIVVESGVLGRLAG
- a CDS encoding RNA polymerase sigma factor — encoded protein: MNEALIRSLTPSVLGILVRRGADFAAAEDAVQDALVDAVRTWAADPPRDPKGWLVTVAWRRFLDANRADAARRRREDLLDEEPAPGPVPVVDDTLQLYFLCAHPSLTPSSAVALTLRAVGGLTTRQIAQAYLVPEATMAQRISRAKRTVSGVRFDQPGDVATVLRVLYLVFNEGYSGDVDLAAEAVRLTRQLAAAIDHPEVAGLLALMLLHHARRATRTAPDGSLVPLAEQDRGRWDTTMIAEGVEILQAALARDRLGEFQAQAAIAALHADAPTAEETDWVQIVEWYDELARLTDSPVVRLNRAVAVGEADGARAGLAALAALDDSLPRHTAVAAYLHERDGDPATAARLYAEAARKAANLAERDHLMRQAARLNTRRSAGVGIEGGTRRDPSME
- a CDS encoding YciI family protein, which gives rise to MAKYLLLKHYRGAPAAVNDVPMEKWTPEEITAHVQYMSDFAARLEETGEYVDGQALAPEGTFVRYDGEGRPPVTDGPFAETKDLIAGWMVIDVDSYERAVELAGELSAAPGAGGKPIHEWLELRPFLTEPPTITE
- a CDS encoding epoxide hydrolase family protein codes for the protein MSNDNEIRPFRLDTPEDAIADMHRRIGATRWPSRELVTDRSQGVQLATVQELARYWTTEHDWPAFETRLNALPQYTTEIDGVEIHFIHLRSRHENALPLIITHGWPGSVVELLGVIGPLTDPTAHGGTAEDAFHLVLPSLPGYGCSGEPTEHGWESTRMARAWAELMNRLGYSRYVAQGGDVGATVTDAMARLAPEGLLGIHVNLLVAAIGLKDQLPAQSGPERAAYDALNTFTTDGFGYFLEQSTRPQTIGYSLLDSPVGLAAWMLDHDTSSYYKMSRAFVDGGAVGGLTRESIVDNITLYWLTGTGASSARWYWEFARAQAAADAAGQAPPPVSVPVGFTTFPDELWAAPRSWAETVYPDLAYFNEVGSGGHFAAWEEPELFSTELRAAFRPLR